In the genome of Colletotrichum lupini chromosome 8, complete sequence, one region contains:
- a CDS encoding amidohydrolase 2 — translation MSDPLPKLITLEEHFVAKDLFTELSDIYSEQLKHLPEVSSRLQDVGPLRLANMDETRISLQIVSHAPGLGPRAPHLSRLANDHLAAAVRANATRFAGFAALPMAEPDAAATELRRCVRELGFVGALVDAHVDGQHYDDRRFWPVFKAAADLDVPAYLHPTYPSESQRPAYEGNFDPGAARSMGSSGFGWHSETGLAVLKLFAAGLFDEYPSLKIIIGHFGEMLPFMMERVEKLSVRWGPRRRGWREVWEGNAWVTTSGVWGLAPLACVLRNTPVEHILYSVDYPFEKNENGLAWVRELRDSGMVTGEQLEMIAFRNAERLLRVEAP, via the coding sequence ATGTCCGACCCGCTCCCAAAACTAATCACCCTAGAAGAACACTTCGTCGCAAAAGACCTCTTCACAGAACTCTCCGACATATACTCAGAACAGCTCAAACACCTCCCCGAGGTCTCATCCCGCCTCCAAGACGTCGGGCCCCTCCGCCTCGCCAACATGGACGAAACCCGCATCAGCCTGCAAATCGTATCCCACGCGCCCGGCCTCGGCCCCCGCGCCCCGCACCTAAGCCGCCTCGCAAACGACCACCTCGCGGCCGCCGTCCGCGCCAACGCCACCCGATTCGCAGGGTTCGCCGCGCTACCGATGGCCGAACCGGACGCCGCGGCGACGGAACTGCGGCGCTGTGTCCGGGAGCTGGGGTTCGTTGGCGCGTTGGTGGACGCGCACGTCGACGGACAGCACTACGATGACAGACGCTTCTGGCCCGTCTtcaaggcggcggcggaccTCGACGTGCCGGCGTACTTACACCCTACCTACCCCTCCGAGAGCCAGCGGCCCGCGTACGAGGGGAACTTTGACCCCGGCGCGGCGCGGAGTATGGGATCCAGCGGGTTCGGGTGGCACTCTGAAACGGGACTCGCCGTGCTCAAGCTCTTCGCCGCGGGTCTCTTTGACGAGTATCCTTCCCTGAAAATCATCATTGGGCATTTCGGCGAGATGTTACCCTTCATGATGGAGCGCGTGGAAAAGCTCTCGGTGCGGTGGGGTCCGCGGCGGCGCGGGTGGCGGGAGGTGTGGGAGGGCAACGCGTGGGTTACCACGAGCGGGGTGTGGGGCCTCGCGCCGCTGGCGTGCGTGTTGAGGAACACGCCGGTGGAACATATCTTGTATAGCGTCGATTACCCGTTTGAGAAGAACGAGAACGGGCTCGCGTGGGTGAGGGAGTTGAGAGATAGTGGGATGGTGACGGGGGAGCAGCTTGAGATGATTGCGTTCCGGAATGCTGAGAGGTTGCTGAGGGTTGAGGCGCCGTGA
- a CDS encoding abscisic acid ABA receptor — protein sequence MDDPSTQTTKILTHLSKTLSLSPPQSTHPPATLTGLPTSHTGTAYLFLSVSAHHPRLQIHSYPAIHWARAYISNIPTPSAPISLPSSTQETARDTPVLGLLSDDLAGPAIRACVTKDLLHVRKFLAILSPVLEYIVSSNANANSSSASAPAINSSTAMDLDAPEPTTTTTPPLPSCLLHGLAGTLYLLRLIRHWVPSSAPLVCGAIVHVSEYLLGPHPWTCPSRLPSSSQPPHSSPPPPPEDTYGTTHGDLGIITQLVLTSPPLAASPSLTSRLAALLDLQSPNGDRPGPSPTSPSQPPRSDAQQSSDAPPTPAQQEPSETAAAAASQPRSRGFASGPQGLVISLLSLRPFFPSLHDRIDAAVDEAREFLWARAVDPEGPTEEVNLFYGSLSTALTFPKGPKRTHLLTQQPPSPNQPLSPPTNTNTTTTPQNPSTPSPPSSSTPTTPPTAGSVTTAPHPGSAYLHAVAARDMPRMIFYNDT from the exons ATGGACGACCCCTCGACCCAAACAACCAAAATCCTAACCCACCTCTCCAAAaccctctccctctcccCGCCCCAATCAACCCACCCGCCAGCAACCCTCACCGGCCTCCCGACATCCCACACCGGCACAGCCTACCTCTTCCTCTCCGTCTCGGCACACCACCCCCGCCTCCAGATCCACTCCTACCCGGCCATCCACTGGGCCCGCGCCTACATCTCCAATATCCCGACCCCGTCCGCCCCGATATCTCTGCCGTCTAGTACACAAGAGACAGCACGAGACACACCAGTCCTAGGCCTCCTCTCTGATGACCTAGCCGGCCCCGCCATCCGCGCCTGCGTGACGAAAGACCTCCTCCACGTCCGCAAGTTTCTCGCCATCCTCTCTCCCGTGTTGGAATACATCGTCTCCTCCAACGCAAACGCCAACTCCTCGTCCGCCTCAGCACCGGCGATAAACTCCTCCACAGCAATGGACCTAGACGCCCCAGAACCGACAACAACGACAACACCACCCCTGCCAAGCTGCCTCCTCCACGGCCTCGCAGGAACACTCTACCTCCTCCGCCTAATCCGCCACTGGGTCCCCTCCTCCGCGCCCCTCGTCTGCGGCGCGATAGTCCACGTGTCAGAGTACCTTCTCGGCCCACATCCCTGGACATGTCCCTCACGATTACCGTCGTCGTCACAGCCACCTCATTCGTcgccaccgccgccaccaGAAGACACCTACGGCACAACTCACGGCGACCTAGGCATAATAACCCAACTCGTCCTCACATCCCCTCCCCTCGCCGCCTCTCCGTCCCTGACATCCCGCCTCGCAGCCCTCCTAGACCTCCAGTCTCCCAACGGCGACCGGCCGGGGCCATCGCCCACCTCACCTTCGCAACCTCCTCGAAGCGATGCACAACAATCCTCAGACGCGCCGCCAACACCAGCACAGCAAGAGCCCTCAGAAAcagcggcggcagcagcatCACAACCACGATCCCGCGGCTTCGCCTCCGGCCCGCAAGGCCTCGTCATCTCCCTCCTTTCCCTACGCCCCTTCTTCCCTAGCCTCCACGACCGCATCGACGCCGCTGTTGACGAGGCGCGCGAGTTTCTCTGGGCCAGGGCGGTTGATCCTGAGGGACCGACTGAGGAGGTGAATCTGTTTTACGGGTCGTTGAGTACCGCGTT AACCTTCCCAAAAGGCCCCAAAAGAACCCACCTTCTAACTCAACAACCCCCCTCGCCAAACCAACCCCTCTCCCCGCCCACAAACACCAACACCACAACCACACCCCAAAACCCATCAACACCAtcccccccctcctcctcaacACCAACGACACCACCAACAGCAGGCTCCGTAACAACAGCACCCCACCCAGGCTCCGCATACCTCCACGCCGTCGCCGCGCGCGATATGCCCCGCATGATCTTCTACAACGACACCTGA